A stretch of the Streptosporangium sp. NBC_01755 genome encodes the following:
- a CDS encoding DUF4132 domain-containing protein, which translates to MGWLAAGDGYEVALVEGRVAARATAGRAAGRRLKSLPKQVREHPEVERLRRLAEWLDRHEAACVARVDAWMVSSLPVPTELVARLWPDEAWRSVLRDLVVVGDAEVGFLWDVTASGELRSVNLDGETVRLSSKTVTLPHPVLLPDLEDLREFAAELGVIQRVEQIHRATWARPGDPGEKTGEVKEFAGGRFASRFGLAARATSLGYRVSGGYATCAVRDAGRSAEASVWIGEPYWDGETKTGNLTWHDREGRRLPLREVGPVAWSEGMRMAAALYAGRDVEKGTNT; encoded by the coding sequence TTGGGCTGGCTGGCGGCGGGCGACGGGTATGAGGTCGCTCTTGTGGAGGGCCGGGTGGCGGCGAGGGCCACCGCCGGCCGGGCGGCGGGACGGCGGCTGAAGTCGCTGCCCAAGCAGGTGCGCGAGCATCCCGAGGTCGAGCGGCTGCGCCGCCTGGCCGAGTGGCTCGACCGGCACGAGGCCGCCTGTGTGGCACGGGTGGACGCCTGGATGGTGTCATCCCTGCCGGTCCCCACCGAGTTGGTGGCCCGGTTGTGGCCGGACGAGGCGTGGCGGTCGGTGCTGCGCGATCTGGTGGTGGTCGGCGACGCCGAGGTGGGTTTCCTGTGGGACGTCACGGCCTCCGGTGAGCTGCGGTCGGTGAATCTGGACGGCGAGACCGTCCGGCTGTCCTCAAAGACGGTGACCCTGCCGCATCCGGTGCTGCTGCCGGACCTGGAGGACCTGAGGGAGTTCGCCGCGGAGCTGGGCGTGATCCAGCGGGTCGAGCAGATCCACCGGGCGACCTGGGCCAGGCCCGGCGATCCCGGGGAGAAGACCGGCGAGGTGAAGGAGTTCGCCGGGGGGAGGTTCGCCTCCCGGTTCGGCCTCGCCGCCCGCGCGACCTCGCTCGGCTACCGCGTTTCCGGCGGCTACGCCACCTGCGCGGTGCGCGACGCGGGGCGAAGCGCCGAGGCGTCGGTGTGGATCGGAGAGCCCTACTGGGACGGTGAGACCAAGACGGGCAACCTGACCTGGCACGACCGGGAGGGCAGGCGGCTGCCGCTGCGGGAGGTCGGCCCGGTGGCCTGGTCGGAGGGAATGCGCATGGCCGCGGCGCTGTACGCCGGACGGGACGTCGAGAAGGGAACGAACACGTGA
- a CDS encoding salicylate synthase, giving the protein MSFGISTDEMRAEVVVDSTVDPLHLVARLAGSGLFDDYTVYERPGLWTFAGGVSGEVILESGVVRSRWLDGPSVDEAWSGRPAAALKAVFGAAPWPAWNAYGWIAFEFAATGPAGRLAHLVVPRTEVHIEAGRALVVSADTGEAERVAELLAAPGAPRIAAPSPVDVRSDGDHYRSRVAQAISEITAGLYQKVIVSRRLPIPFPVDVVATYVCGRAANTPARSFLLDLDGFQATGFSPEVLVGVDGRGTVTTQPLAGTRAFGRGESTDSRTRHELESDPKEIFEHAVSVRTSQQELYQVCAPDTVRVTGFMAVKERGSVQHLGSSVSGELAPGRTCWDALDALFPGVTASGIPKPEAIDAITRLEERRGLYSGAVLTVSRDGAMDAALVLRALYSENGRAWLRAGAGIVSASTPEREYEETCEKLSSIAPYVVQRA; this is encoded by the coding sequence CAGGACTGTTCGACGACTACACCGTGTACGAAAGACCGGGCCTGTGGACCTTCGCGGGCGGGGTGTCGGGCGAGGTGATCCTCGAATCCGGAGTCGTGCGCAGCCGCTGGCTGGACGGCCCCTCCGTGGACGAGGCGTGGTCGGGCCGGCCGGCCGCGGCGCTGAAGGCGGTGTTCGGCGCGGCCCCGTGGCCGGCCTGGAACGCCTACGGCTGGATCGCGTTCGAGTTCGCCGCGACCGGCCCCGCGGGCCGGCTCGCCCATCTGGTCGTGCCACGCACCGAGGTGCACATCGAGGCGGGACGCGCGCTGGTGGTGAGCGCCGACACCGGCGAGGCCGAGCGGGTCGCCGAACTGCTGGCCGCCCCCGGCGCGCCCCGAATCGCGGCACCGTCACCCGTCGACGTGCGCTCCGACGGCGACCACTACCGGTCGCGGGTCGCCCAGGCGATCTCCGAGATCACCGCCGGGCTCTACCAGAAGGTCATCGTCTCCCGCCGGCTGCCGATCCCGTTCCCCGTCGACGTCGTCGCGACGTACGTGTGCGGCCGGGCCGCCAACACCCCGGCCCGCTCGTTCCTCCTCGACCTGGACGGCTTCCAGGCCACCGGGTTCAGCCCCGAGGTGCTGGTGGGCGTCGACGGGCGCGGCACGGTCACGACCCAGCCGCTGGCCGGCACGCGAGCCTTCGGCCGAGGGGAGAGCACGGACTCACGGACCCGTCACGAACTGGAGAGCGACCCCAAGGAGATCTTCGAGCACGCGGTCTCGGTGCGCACCTCGCAGCAGGAGCTGTATCAGGTGTGCGCGCCCGACACGGTCAGGGTCACCGGCTTCATGGCGGTGAAGGAGCGCGGCAGCGTGCAGCACCTGGGCTCCAGCGTCAGCGGCGAACTGGCACCCGGCCGCACCTGCTGGGACGCGCTCGACGCGCTGTTTCCCGGCGTGACCGCCTCCGGCATCCCCAAGCCGGAGGCGATCGACGCGATCACCCGGCTTGAGGAGCGCCGCGGGCTCTACTCCGGAGCCGTCCTGACCGTCTCGCGGGACGGGGCGATGGACGCCGCCCTGGTTCTGCGCGCCCTCTACAGCGAGAACGGCCGGGCGTGGCTGCGGGCCGGCGCCGGCATCGTGTCCGCCTCGACGCCCGAGCGCGAGTACGAGGAGACCTGCGAGAAGCTCTCCAGCATCGCCCCGTATGTGGTCCAGCGCGCGTGA
- a CDS encoding FecCD family ABC transporter permease, translating into MPPPAKSHVQRRLAGLCLLGGLLLLTVLAGIAIGAKQIPLNQVLLGVFTPDGSENALIIQELRLPRTLLGVAVGAALGLAGALMQALTRNPLAEPGLLGVNGGAAMAVVTVIGLFRVDEVLVYVWAAFLGAAGAALLVYAIGARGRSGATPARLVLAGAGINAVFSSLTAGVMLLSPRGFNGFRFWQVGSLSGRDLGVFAQLGPFLLVGTVLALCLARPLNALALGEDTGQALGVRAGRTRALGALAVVVLCGAATAAVGPIAFIGLAVPFVVRVLVGPDQRWVLPYSLLLAPVLLLGADIVGRVVAAPGELETGIVTAFLGAPLLALMVRRGRVPQL; encoded by the coding sequence GTGCCTCCCCCCGCAAAGAGCCATGTCCAAAGACGGCTGGCCGGTCTCTGTCTGCTCGGCGGCCTGCTGCTGCTCACCGTGCTGGCAGGCATCGCGATCGGTGCCAAGCAGATCCCGTTGAACCAGGTCCTCTTGGGCGTGTTCACCCCCGACGGCTCGGAGAACGCGCTGATCATTCAGGAGTTGCGGCTGCCGCGCACACTGCTGGGTGTGGCCGTCGGGGCGGCCCTGGGCCTGGCCGGCGCGCTCATGCAGGCGCTGACCCGTAATCCTCTGGCCGAGCCCGGCCTGCTCGGCGTCAACGGCGGCGCGGCGATGGCGGTCGTGACGGTGATCGGTCTGTTCCGGGTGGACGAGGTTCTCGTCTATGTGTGGGCGGCGTTTCTCGGGGCCGCCGGGGCGGCGCTGTTGGTCTACGCGATCGGGGCGCGCGGCCGTTCCGGTGCCACCCCCGCGCGGCTGGTCCTGGCCGGGGCCGGGATCAACGCGGTGTTCAGCTCGCTGACGGCGGGGGTGATGCTGCTCAGCCCGCGTGGCTTCAACGGCTTCCGGTTCTGGCAGGTGGGCTCGCTGTCCGGACGCGACCTCGGAGTCTTCGCGCAGCTCGGCCCGTTCCTGCTGGTGGGGACGGTGCTGGCGCTCTGCCTGGCGCGCCCGCTCAACGCGCTGGCCCTGGGAGAGGACACGGGGCAGGCGCTGGGCGTACGCGCGGGCCGGACCCGCGCGCTCGGGGCGCTGGCGGTCGTGGTGCTGTGTGGTGCCGCGACGGCGGCGGTGGGGCCGATCGCCTTCATCGGGCTGGCGGTGCCCTTCGTGGTCCGGGTGCTGGTCGGCCCGGACCAGCGCTGGGTGCTGCCGTACTCGTTGCTGCTGGCGCCGGTGCTGCTGCTCGGCGCGGACATCGTCGGTCGCGTGGTCGCGGCGCCCGGTGAGCTGGAGACGGGCATCGTCACCGCCTTCCTGGGCGCTCCCCTCCTGGCACTGATGGTCCGTCGTGGAAGGGTTCCTCAGCTGTGA
- the entS gene encoding enterobactin transporter EntS has translation MLRHLAMDISPLRTSRAFRDVFIARTVSVFGIGMLLVAVPVQVYAMTGSTVHVGAVSSAEGFALLAGFLWGGVLADRQDRRRLMLLARGAAGLGFALLALNAFLPSPSLAAIYVLAAWDGLATGVSVTALLAATPALVPPDKLVAAGAINALTVRLGSMISPALGGLTISAFGVGWNYTVAAFGTLVTLGLLTRLPTLRPAVVATENPLRAIGSGLRFVASHRVIGSLMLLGLLFMVAGGIPVLMPAFATLQLDGGPATIGLLYTAPACGAVLGSLTSGWVVHSRAPGRALLVASVCGFVLLACLGLARHPALAVAILFGYGLVASIEEILRYGLIQAHTPDGYLGRVNALWAAQETGGEAVGALGAGALGRYLAPGAAIVVYGAASAALALTLALTLTGLRGAALETEPQDA, from the coding sequence ATGTTGCGCCATCTGGCCATGGACATCAGCCCACTGAGAACCAGCAGGGCCTTTCGCGACGTGTTCATCGCACGTACCGTGTCGGTCTTCGGCATCGGCATGCTCCTGGTCGCGGTGCCCGTACAGGTCTACGCGATGACCGGATCGACGGTACACGTCGGCGCCGTCTCCTCCGCCGAGGGGTTCGCCCTGCTCGCCGGGTTCCTGTGGGGCGGGGTGCTGGCCGACCGGCAAGACCGGCGCCGGTTGATGCTCCTGGCACGCGGCGCGGCCGGCCTGGGCTTCGCACTGCTGGCGCTGAACGCCTTCCTGCCCTCCCCCTCGCTCGCGGCGATCTACGTGCTCGCGGCCTGGGACGGGCTGGCGACCGGGGTCAGCGTCACCGCGCTGCTGGCCGCGACTCCCGCCCTGGTCCCCCCGGACAAGCTCGTCGCGGCGGGCGCGATCAACGCGCTGACCGTACGGCTCGGCTCGATGATCTCTCCCGCGCTCGGTGGCCTGACCATCTCGGCGTTCGGCGTCGGCTGGAACTACACGGTCGCGGCCTTCGGCACCCTGGTCACCCTCGGCCTGCTGACCAGGCTCCCCACCCTGAGACCGGCCGTCGTGGCCACCGAGAACCCGTTGAGGGCGATCGGCTCGGGGCTGCGGTTCGTGGCCTCGCACCGCGTCATCGGCTCGCTCATGCTGCTCGGCCTGCTGTTCATGGTGGCGGGCGGCATCCCGGTGCTCATGCCCGCGTTCGCGACCCTGCAACTGGACGGCGGCCCGGCCACGATCGGCCTGCTCTACACCGCACCGGCCTGCGGCGCGGTGCTCGGCTCGCTCACCAGCGGATGGGTCGTGCACTCGCGCGCGCCGGGCAGGGCGCTGCTCGTCGCGTCGGTCTGCGGCTTCGTGCTCCTGGCCTGCCTGGGACTGGCCCGGCATCCCGCGCTCGCGGTCGCGATCCTCTTCGGGTACGGTCTCGTCGCGTCCATCGAGGAGATCCTCCGCTACGGCCTCATCCAGGCGCACACCCCCGACGGCTACCTCGGCCGGGTGAACGCCCTGTGGGCCGCCCAGGAGACCGGGGGCGAGGCCGTCGGCGCGCTCGGCGCGGGCGCGCTCGGCCGCTACCTGGCGCCCGGCGCCGCGATCGTCGTGTACGGAGCGGCCAGCGCCGCGCTGGCGCTGACCCTGGCCCTCACGCTCACCGGCCTGCGCGGCGCGGCCCTGGAGACCGAGCCTCAGGACGCCTAG
- a CDS encoding helix-turn-helix transcriptional regulator, whose amino-acid sequence MAGQASIGDRIRGLRLSRHMSQAQLAGPDLSDSYVSLIESGKRNPTPNVTRLLAERLGCGIEFLLHGIEPHQRVDIGLALRHAELELCHGDPAVAADRFAEAVRAAGDDNAALAAQARFGQARTLEAQGHTAQAVEAYERLRREAAAHPERLADLPLVVALCRCYHRAGDMLRARDLGLEALAQAVRLGLDQGALALDLAVVLAETEIDLAYAERVLSASGMPDAVDRGPEVLSLWQVGMAAAEKDSALALRLAEDAIAVGRPTRMASDYVRSAMCWAWITAASPEGAGLDRAGEFAASAAEVLTRLSPGTVEHARSLIVLSRVRLRSGDVDAAADLSDRALGLLAGARGTVPAMAYLVLAELALARSKDGGPALALAQESLADPVATPASFTDRQSARLWREIGDLWGRAGSPERQTNAYRRALETVGICSRMETPPGSAWREVVTPAIPAHLGAAHRSTAG is encoded by the coding sequence ATGGCCGGTCAAGCAAGCATCGGTGACCGCATCCGCGGATTGCGGTTGAGCAGGCACATGTCCCAGGCGCAGTTGGCCGGGCCCGACCTGTCCGACAGTTATGTCTCGCTCATCGAGTCAGGGAAGCGGAATCCCACCCCGAACGTCACACGCCTGCTCGCCGAGCGGCTCGGCTGCGGCATCGAGTTCCTGCTCCACGGGATCGAGCCGCACCAGCGCGTCGACATCGGGCTCGCCCTGCGTCACGCCGAGCTGGAGTTGTGTCACGGGGACCCGGCCGTGGCGGCCGATCGTTTCGCGGAAGCGGTCAGGGCCGCGGGTGACGACAATGCCGCCCTGGCCGCGCAGGCGAGGTTCGGCCAGGCTCGCACGCTGGAGGCCCAGGGGCACACGGCTCAGGCGGTCGAGGCCTACGAGCGGCTTCGCCGCGAGGCCGCGGCGCATCCCGAGCGTCTCGCGGACCTACCGCTCGTCGTGGCACTCTGCCGTTGCTATCACCGAGCCGGTGACATGCTACGCGCCCGGGATCTCGGGTTGGAGGCTCTGGCCCAGGCCGTCCGGCTCGGGCTCGACCAGGGGGCTCTGGCCCTCGACCTCGCCGTGGTGCTCGCCGAGACGGAGATCGACCTGGCATATGCCGAGCGGGTGCTGTCGGCGTCCGGCATGCCCGACGCCGTCGACCGTGGTCCGGAGGTTCTCAGCCTCTGGCAGGTCGGTATGGCCGCGGCGGAGAAGGACTCCGCGCTCGCCCTGCGGCTCGCGGAGGACGCCATCGCCGTCGGTCGGCCCACGCGGATGGCCTCCGACTACGTCCGGAGCGCGATGTGCTGGGCGTGGATCACCGCTGCGAGCCCCGAGGGCGCCGGCCTTGACCGGGCGGGCGAGTTCGCCGCCTCCGCGGCCGAGGTCCTCACGCGCCTGTCACCGGGGACGGTCGAGCACGCCCGGAGCCTGATCGTGCTCTCCCGCGTGCGGCTGCGCTCCGGCGACGTGGACGCCGCCGCCGACCTGTCGGACCGCGCTCTTGGCCTGCTCGCCGGTGCGCGCGGGACGGTGCCGGCCATGGCGTACCTGGTCCTGGCCGAGCTCGCCTTGGCACGCTCCAAAGACGGCGGCCCGGCTCTGGCTCTGGCGCAGGAGTCGCTCGCCGATCCGGTCGCCACGCCGGCCTCCTTCACCGACCGGCAGTCGGCCAGGCTCTGGCGCGAGATCGGTGACCTCTGGGGGCGGGCCGGATCGCCGGAGAGGCAGACGAACGCCTATCGCAGGGCGCTCGAAACCGTGGGGATCTGCTCGCGTATGGAAACGCCACCCGGTTCGGCATGGCGTGAGGTGGTGACTCCCGCTATTCCTGCGCACCTCGGCGCTGCGCACAGGTCGACGGCCGGCTGA
- a CDS encoding FecCD family ABC transporter permease: MNRVLRVGAMSVRWRPRAVAVCVALAGIALGAALLVVGSGDFPISVTEVVGALTGRGERATEFIVLTLRLPRAITGLLAGAALGLSGAIFQSITRNPLGSPDLIGFTTGSATGALLQILVVGGGTAAIAASSVLGAVLTALAVYLVAYRGGVHGYRLVLVGVAAAAMLESFNVYLVTRAELREAYEAAFWLTGSLTGRGWQHAWPLAVAMAVLVPVALAFGRRLRMGELGDDAAQALGVPVQRTRAALVVTGVGLVAVATAAVGPVPFVALAAPQLVRRLTRRPGTQPVPAALMGAALLVFSDLVTLHLPVTPPVGVVTGVLGGLYLVWLLSSDR, translated from the coding sequence ATGAATCGTGTGCTGCGCGTCGGGGCCATGTCGGTGCGGTGGCGGCCGCGGGCCGTCGCGGTGTGCGTCGCGCTGGCGGGCATCGCACTGGGAGCGGCGCTGCTCGTGGTCGGCAGTGGAGACTTCCCCATCTCCGTCACCGAGGTGGTGGGAGCGCTGACCGGGCGGGGGGAGCGCGCGACGGAGTTCATCGTGCTCACGTTGCGCCTGCCCAGGGCCATCACCGGCCTGCTCGCCGGAGCGGCACTGGGCCTGAGCGGTGCGATCTTCCAGAGCATCACGCGCAACCCGCTGGGCAGCCCCGACCTCATCGGGTTCACCACGGGTTCGGCCACCGGCGCGCTACTGCAGATCCTGGTCGTCGGCGGCGGCACCGCAGCCATCGCGGCCAGTTCCGTCCTCGGCGCGGTGCTGACCGCGCTCGCCGTCTACCTGGTCGCCTACCGCGGCGGGGTGCACGGCTACCGGCTGGTGCTGGTCGGGGTCGCCGCGGCCGCGATGCTCGAGTCGTTCAACGTCTACCTCGTCACCCGGGCCGAGCTGCGCGAGGCGTACGAGGCGGCGTTCTGGCTCACCGGCAGCCTGACCGGCAGGGGCTGGCAGCACGCGTGGCCGCTGGCCGTCGCCATGGCCGTGCTCGTTCCGGTCGCGCTGGCGTTCGGGCGCCGGCTGCGGATGGGTGAGCTCGGGGACGACGCGGCCCAGGCGCTCGGTGTGCCGGTCCAGCGGACGCGGGCCGCGCTCGTGGTGACAGGCGTGGGGCTGGTGGCGGTGGCGACCGCGGCGGTGGGACCGGTCCCGTTCGTCGCGCTGGCCGCGCCGCAGCTGGTGCGGAGGCTCACCCGCCGGCCGGGCACGCAGCCCGTGCCGGCCGCACTGATGGGCGCGGCGCTGCTCGTCTTCAGTGACCTGGTGACGCTGCATCTGCCGGTCACGCCGCCGGTCGGCGTGGTCACCGGCGTGCTGGGCGGCCTCTACCTGGTCTGGTTGCTGTCGAGTGACAGATGA
- the panD gene encoding aspartate 1-decarboxylase: MQRVLMNGKIHRATVTQADLHYVGSLTIDAELMAAADIVEGEQVHVVDIDNGARLVTYAITGEAGSGVIGVNGAAAHLIHPGHLVIIISYGAFDAAEAEAHRPKVVHVDGGNRVVALGADPAEPVAGAAAQTAGR, from the coding sequence GTGCAGCGGGTCCTTATGAATGGAAAAATCCACCGTGCCACCGTGACCCAGGCGGACCTGCACTATGTGGGTTCCCTGACGATCGACGCCGAGCTGATGGCCGCCGCCGATATCGTCGAGGGCGAGCAGGTCCACGTCGTCGACATCGACAACGGTGCCCGGCTCGTCACCTACGCGATCACGGGGGAGGCCGGCAGCGGGGTCATCGGTGTCAACGGCGCGGCGGCCCACCTGATCCACCCCGGGCACCTGGTCATCATCATCTCCTACGGGGCGTTCGACGCCGCGGAGGCGGAGGCGCACCGGCCCAAGGTCGTGCACGTGGACGGCGGCAACCGCGTCGTCGCGCTCGGCGCCGATCCGGCCGAGCCGGTCGCCGGTGCGGCGGCCCAGACAGCGGGGAGGTGA